In Chryseobacterium sp., the genomic window TGATACTGAAGTATTGAAAGAGAAATTTTCGATATCATAGACAACCTTTTTTATTAAGGTATGCAGAACTTTATATTCTGCTTTTGTAGGTTCTTCATCAGAAATTTCAAATACCTCCCCGTTGAAATATAAGTTCCAGAATTTTTTCAGGAATCCATACACTCCGCTCAGCCCTTGTGTATTCCAAGGCTTTGATTGTTCCAATGGTCCCAAGAACATTTCATACAGTCTTAATCCGTCTGCTCCGTATTCTTCACAGATGTCATCAGGGTTTACCACATTGTATTTTGACTTGGACATTTTTTCCACTTCACGGCCCGTGATGTATTTTCCATCTTCCAGGATAAACTCAGCATTGGCATAATCAGGTCTCCATGCTTTGAAAGCTTCAGTATCCAGTTCATCGGATGTTCCTTTTAATAAGGATACGTCAACGTGAATCTCCTGGGTCTGATAATTGGCTGCTAAATTTTTAGACACATACTGGTTGGTTCCGTCAATTCTGTACACAAATGCACTCATTCCCAAAATCATCCCTTGGTTGATCAGTTTCTGGAAAGGTTCATCGTGATTGATCCAACCTCTGTCCTTTAAGAACATATTCCAGAAACGGGAATACAATAGGTGACCGGTTGCATGTTCACTTCCCCCTATATATAGGTCTACCTGCCCCCAATAATCTGAAAGATTCTTTGCGCAGAATTCTCCGTCATTCTGAGGATCCATATATCTTAGGAAATACCATGAGCTTCCTGCCCAGCCTGGCATAGTGGATAATTCCAGCGGGAAAATAGTTTTATCGTCTACTAAATCCGTAGCGACTACTTTTTGATTCACTTCATCCCAGGCAAATTCTTTTGCATTTCCTAATGGCGGATCTCCGTCCTCAGTCGGTAAATATTTTTCAACTTCAGGAAGTTCCAGCGGCAAAGCAGAAACCGGTAATGTATAAGGCATTCCATCCTTATAATATATAGGAACCGGTTCTCCCCAATAACGCTGTCTTGAGAAAATAGCATCACGCTGTCTGTAGTTTGTGGTTCCGTGCCCAATTCCTTTATTTTCGATTTCTGAAATTATTTTTGACTTCGCATCGCTATAATTCAGGCCGTTCAAGAATTCAGAGTTTACACAAACAGAGTCTTTGGAATCAAAAGATTTCTCCTGAACATCCTCTTCAGTTTCTACAACTTTTTTAATTTCTAAGTCAAACTTCTTAGCAAATCTATGATCACGCTCATCATGGGCAGGTACAGCCATTACCGCTCCGGTACCATATCCCATCAATACATAATCTGAAATATAGATCGGCATCTTTTCATTACTGAAAGGATTGATCGCATAACTTCCGGTGAAAGCACCGCTCACGTTCTTCACGTCAGCCATCCTGTCTCTTTCTGTCTTTTTGGAAGTTTCTTCAATATAAGTATCTACGTCTGCTTTTTGAGCTTCTGTAGTAATGGTTTCTACCAAAGGATTTTCCGGAGCCAATACCATAAAAGTTGCTCCAAAGATCGTATCAGGTCTTGTCGTGAACACTTCTATCGTTTCATCATGACCCTCAACCTGGAATTTCACCTGAGCGCCCTGAGATTTCCCAATCCAATATTCCTGAGAATCCTTTAAAGGCTGTGGCCAGTCTAATGTGGTAAGGCCTTGCAGCAATCTTTCAGAATAAGCCGAAATTCTCATACTCCACTGCATCATTTTCTTTTGGAATACAGGGAATCCTCCTCTTTCAGATTTTCCATCCTTTATCTCATCATTAGCCAAAACAGTTCCTAATGCCGGGCACCAGTTTACAGTAGTTTCAGCTCTGTAGGCAAGACGGTAATTTAACAGGATGTCTTCTTTATCCAAATCAGAAGCATTACTCCACTCTTCTGCAGTGAAAGCAAGTTCATCATTTTGATTGGCATTTAGTCCTTCAGTTCCTTTTTCTTCAAAATGTTTGATTAAGGTCTCAATAGATTCGGCCTTATCTGTATTTTTATTATACCAGGAATGATACAACTGGATAAAGATCCATTGTGTCCATTTATAATATGAAGAGTCTGACGTTCTCACCTCTCTGCTCCAGTCGAATGAAAATCCGATTTTTCTCAGCTGCTCTTCATACCTGTTGATATTTTGTTCTGTCGTGATTGCAGGATGCTGCCCTGTCTGGATGGCATACTGTTCAGCAGGAAGTCCGAAGCTGTCATATCCTACCGGGTGGAGAACGTTAAACCCCTGATGTCTTTTATATCTCGCATAGATATCCGATGCAATATATCCCAGCGGGTGACCTACGTGAAGTCCTGCTCCGGATGGGTACGGAAACATATCGAGTACATAAAATTTAGGTTTATCTGTGTTATTGGAGGTTTTATAGGTTTGATTTTCCTCCCAGTATTTCTGCCACTTTTTTTCTATCTGCTGATGATCGTAAAACACTTGATATATATTATATGTTAGACTTAAATATTGAGTTAGTTTTTCTTTTAACAAGAATCACAAAATTAATGATTTTAAAAGAAATAAAAATTTAATTTATAATTAATTACTCTTCTCTCTGAATAAAAAAATCCCATCCTGGGATGAGATCTATTTTTCTATCGGTTGAAATATACTTATTGTTGTACGACAACTCTCTTGAAAGTATATGTTCTTGTTTGAAATATAGTCGGATCCTGAGTTTCTTCCCTTACCGCAAGGTTGAGGGTCGTATCATTGAGGGTAATTACTTTTGCCGTAACAGGTTCTACAATCCCCTGATATTTTATTTGCACAGTTTTACCACCTTTATCGTAAGTATATGTGAAATTTTTGTCGGAAGTAATTGCACACTGTCCCGGAGTAGCTGTATCTCCCCAGTCTGTTCTTTTTCCGGCAACGTCAGTATTAAACCTCCATCTGGATTCTTTTTGACAGGTTGAGTAGACAATCTCATTGGAAACGGGTTGCTCGCCCACCTCTACAGTGGTAACCACTTCTTTTATCGGCTGCCAGACCCCCACAAGTGGTGCCTCCATAACATTATCCTTATCATCATTACATCCGGTAGCTACAAATAATGATAAACCGGCAAATAGTAGTGCTAATTTCTTCATAGATTAATTTTTCAAGCGCTAAAATTATAATTTTTTTGATTTATATTACTATTTTTTGTGAAAAATTATTGAGTCAACCTTTATTTATACATATTTTAAAATGCTGACAACTGATTTTGCCTTTATTTAAAAAATATTGAACGGCCTAAAGTTCCTCTATTTTATTAAAAAAGTTATTTTTGTAGGAAAGAAACAAAATGCAAGATATAACGAAAAATAATTTTGACTTCATCCGTGTTCTCCTTGCTTTCATTGTCTTCGTAGGACACCTGGGAGCATTAAGTCAATCTGACTCACTTCATTTTTTAACGTACAGCCCGGTAGAAGTCGCCGTTTTTTCGTTTTTCATCGTCAGTGGTTTTCTGATCGCCAGAAGCTACGAAAGGTCTTCCAGCTTAAAAAGCTATACTAAGAAAAGATTCAACAGAATTGTTCCTGCATATTTATTGGTTGTATTTCTTTGTACCGTTTTACTAAGTCTTGTCAGCACCTTACCGCTTCCGGAATATTTCAGCAATACCCAGGTGTACAAATATTGGTTCTGGAATTCACTTTTCATGAATTTTAAAGCTCCCTGGCTACCGGGAGTATTTGGTAATCAAGCCGTAAACGGCGCACTGTGGACTCTTAAAATAGAGATGTGCTTTTATGTTGCTGTCCCCTTCATATTTTTATTGTTCGGAAAAAATAACAAATACAGGAATATCAGTCTGATTATCCTGTACTTTCTTTCACTAATCTTTCTCAATTACTTCGAAATGACGGAGAAACCTGCAATCTCAAGACAATTGCCGGGATCATTATGTTATTTCATTGGCGGGATGCTGCTGTATTTTAATTTTGATAAATTTATTCAGCACAAGCACAGTCTTTTTATAATCGCCATCATCACCGTGTGGATCGATCTTATTTTTAAAATAAAACTGTTCTCGCCTGTCATGATCAGCATCATTGTTCTTTATATCGCTTATTCCTTTAAGTTTCTGAATAATTTCGGAAAATACGGAGATTTCACCTATGGGATCTATATCTTTCATTTTCCTATCATCAGAGTATTTCAGACCCTGGGATTATTTGAGGACTACAACCCTTACGTGATGAGTATTGTCTGCATGCTGGTGGTAATCGTGGTAGGAATTTCTTCCTGGCACTTTTATGAAAAAAGATTTTTATAATTTTGAATATATTTTAGAACACAAATGAAAGACCTAGTCTCCATCATCACTCCCTGTTATAATTCTGCTGAGTTCATCGAAGAAACAATACAGTCTGTCCTTAGCCAAACCTACGAAAACTGGGAATGGCTGATTACCGATGACCTCTCTAAAGACAATACTGTAGAGATCATTAAAAAGTATAACGATCCGAGAATAAAACTACAGGTGCTGAAGAAAAACGGCGGTGCAGGAAATGCCCGAAACAACAGCCTGGAAAGAGCTCAGGGAAGATATATTGCCTTCCTAGATTCTGACGACTACTGGTATCCGGAGTATCTTGAAACCATGATCAATTATATGAAGGAGCATCACGCTGAGCTAGTTTATTGTAATTATTCCAGATGCGATGAACAGCTACAGCCTATATTGAAGGATTTTGTAGCCGATACAGTTGTTACCTTTTCAAACCTTTTAAAAACCTGCAGACTGGCTCCGGTTTCTACGATGTATGACACCCAAAGGGTCGGAAAATTTTTATTTCCTGTAAAAAGTAAGCGTGAGGATCATGTCATGTGGCTGAATCTGCTGAAAGTAGTTCCTCGGGGAATGCCCATCAATAAAACAATGGCAAAATACAGGATGCGTGAAAACAGTGTTTCCAGGAAGAAAAAAATATTATCAAAGATCAGTATCTTGTTTACAAAGATTTCATGGGGTTTTCCACTGTAAAATCACTCTATTATACAGCGAATTGGGCTCTCAATGGATTTTTAAAGTATTCTAAAATTTTTAATTAATGGAGTATTCAAAAGAGTTTAAAGCAGCACTAAGTGCCTTTTCCGGTACAGATAAAGACAAACTGATTTTCAGGCTCCTGAAAAAGGATAAATTATTGTCCAAAAAATTATATTTTGAACTTATTGATCCGGAAACTACGGATGATAAAAGAAATGCAATGGAACAAAATGTTGAAGAGAAAGTTCTTCTTGCTTCAAAATATATTGGAAACGCAAAATATTTCCTGAGCATTATCCGAAAAATAAGTGCGGAAATTACAGAGCATATCAAGATCACAACGGATAAATTCGGAGAAGTGTCTCTTCATCTCCTGCTGGTCAGTTCCATTTTAGATCATAACAGTGACCTCAGCAGACAAAGGTTCGACAATGTTTACAAACTCTATATTTATCTGATCAACAAGGTATTCAAAGCTTTGATTTTAACAAAAAAACTGGACGAGGACTACTGGATGGAGATTGATGAATATCTGCGGGATATCCGGAACAAAATACCTGAAAACCATTATCTGCTAAAACTCTGCATCAATAATGGACTTGATCTCAACTGGCTTGAATGTGAAAGAATCCCGGAAAATATAGAACAATTAATGAAAGAGATCAAAGCTCAGGGGTTTTTAAGATAGAATCTTCTGCAGAATCATCTCTGTAGAATTGGGTTTTTCATCAACGAATTTCCGTGCATTCTGAGACATCGCTTCCAGCTCTTCTTTATTATCTTCGCCGGCAAGGAATAAGACAAATTCTGCAGCGGCATATTCTTCTTCAAAGGATTTTCCTCCTCCTGCGGAGATCAGGTCGTCTGCCTCAGGATTTTTCTTGTAATGATTCCCAAAAACGACAGGAACTCCGAATGTTGCGGCCTCCAGAATATTATGAAGCCCGGCACTATGAAATCCACCGCCTACCACGGCTATATCGGCATATGAATACAGCTTTGACAGCAAACCTATACTGTCTATGATCAGGAGCTGAGCGCTGGCAGTTGAAGGCTGAGCATTTTTTATTTCGCTGTATAACAGGACATCAGGGAACATATTTTTCAGGTGTTCTACTCTGTTCAGATCGTGAGGAGCGATGATGATCTTTACCATATTATTTTTACGGGAGATCAGTTCTGCTATTTTCTCTTCCGTTTGCCACGAGCTTCCCAAAACAATTGCTTTATTATTTCCTATGAAGTCAGCAATATAATCAACATGATTATTTCTTTCTCTGAGCTGTTTTACTCTGTCAAATCTTGTATCTCCCGTTACAGAAGACTTCAGCAAACCTACGCTTTTAGCTAAAGCCAGAGAAAACTGAGTTTGATGGAAAAACCAATCTACATTTTTCTGAAGTTGTTTTACAAACCATTTTCCGTAAGAGGTAAAAAAAGACTGCCTCTCATAAAACAAGGCAGAAATTACATAGATTTTTGTATTTCTGCTTTTGAGCGCTGCAAACAAATTATACCAATAATCATACTTCACCGTAAAAAACAGTTCAGCATCAAACTGAGTGATAAACTCATTGACTGTACTTTTTTTATCAAAGGGCAGGTAGCAAATCGCATCTGCAATAGATTTCTTTTTTACAATATTTTCATATCCTGACGGAGAAAAGAAAGTAACTAAAATTTTATGACCGGGAAAATTCTCCTTTAGCTTTTCCAGTACGGGTAATCCCTGCTCATATTCTCCCAGACTGGCGGCATGCATCCAAATTACTTTATCTGTTGGGGAAAATACAGATTTAACCTTGTTTAAAGATTGTTTTCTTCCTTCGACGCCTTTTTTAGTTTTATCATTAATTAACGAAAAAACTTTCATCCCTAAAATGAGAAGGCTTACCAATATATTATACAGAAATGCCATCCAAATTATTTTTTAATTTCAATTCTATCGTTGTTTGCAGATGGACTTGATATCACTAAAAACTCTACGTCTTCTGCAGATTCATTACAAATAAAATGCTTTGCCCCCGGTACAATTGAAATAGATTCTCCCTGTCTCACCACAAATTTTTCATCATTGATATACAGTACTGCTTCACCTTTCAGGATATAAAATAATTGTTCTGCAATTTGATGAAAATGGAGTTTTTCAGAGGCTCCCGCAGGCATTTTCTCCTGCTTAACAGACAAGCCTTGTGAATTCTTTAGAACCCAGCTATCGCAATGGTCTCCCCAGATATAATGTTCTAAGTTATCTTTAGAGTGTATCATTTAAAAATATGAGTAATGATAAGGATTAGAGGTACAAATCCAATAATAGTTAAAATTGTAAGCATCATTGAAATCCGCGGTTTTACATTTTCATCAAAGGAATACCTGAACATATAATCCTGTGTATTCAAAAAAACAATCATGATGAGCATAAACAAAACCCTCAGAACAATTTTCATAATTAAGAACTGAGCCTCTTTATTTTGTTCCGTCAGTTCAACCGGGAAATTAGAATCTTCCGGATGTTTTGTTATCAACAGAAACAATGCATACATTATGATACATAAAAAGGGCATCAAAAAAGCATAGATCTTATGTCCATATCGATCTGCCTTTCCGTTCAAATCAAAGTGTATAGGCATTCTTTGAGGCAAATCATTATAATTCTTCATGGTAAACCACCACAAAAAAACAACCCATCCAAAATTAAAAACGTCAAAAATTGTAAGTAAAACATTTTCCATATCAGATGGTTTTTAAGAATTACAGAACGCTTTTAATGACTCTTAATTTATGGGTATGTTTATTCATTTCTTTATTAAAAATCCCGGTTGAATCCAGGGTATCAATTCTCACTTTCCCTGATGCATGGATAATTTTTTGATTCTCCAGCATAATCCCTACGTGAATAATTTTTCCCTCTGCATTTTCAAAGAAAGCCAGATCCCCGGGCTGTGTTTCTTCCACAAAAGTAAGAGGTTCTCCCACTTCTGCCTGCTGAGAAGCATCTCTGGGTAATTTAATATCATGAACTTTATAGACTAATTGGGTCAGGCCTGAGCAATCTACGGCAAAAAAACTTTTACCACCCCATAAATAAGGTACATTAAGGAATTCTTTTGCCGTAAGCGCAATACTCTCACGGATATCATGGCTCCTTTTTGAAGCGACCACAGGAAATTCCACCTCCGATCCGATAGACAGTAAAGTCTTACCATCATTCATTAATACGGAGGAAAAATCCTCGGTAACCACTGTAACTTTTCTATGGGCCAATTCTTCGTCTGTTACAGGCCTGATCTGTTTCGTATCCATCCATCCCTCATAGCCGTCATAATGCATTTTGATTTTAGTCCAGTTTTTATTCACCTCTAAAATATCAGCACTTTCCCCAAACAAAATTTCCGTAACAATTTCTGCTTTATCAGAATTTTCTGCCCGGACCGGTGCTACTGTAACAATACAAATTCCTTTATTCATTAAGTCTAAATTTAAAGATTGAATACTTTAAAGATTAAAAGATTACGATGGGTAAAAATCTTTAAATATTTTAATCCTTGAATATTTTAATTATTTCCTGCGAAGGAAATTTACCCCATCCCGCAAAGGTAAAATAAGATTTTCAAAATCTTCATCTTTTGCGGCTAAATCGTTTAATTCTTTAATAGACTGTGTGGATTTCAATTTGGGATTCTCTTCCAACACCTTTCCATACCACAGCACATTGTCAAACATGATCACAGATCCTGACTTTGTTTTAGGCTTAATTAATCTGAAGTACTCAGCATAATTTTCTTTGTCAGCATCCACAAAAATCAAATCAAAAACCTCATCTGTTTCTTTTAAAAATTCTTTAGCATCCTGAAGTCTGAAATCAATCTGATCTGCATATTCGCTGGCTTCAAAATATTTCTTTGGAAGATAGGCAAGGTCTTCATTCACATCAAGGGTTGTAATTTTTCCATCCTTAGCCAGACCTGTCGCCAGGCATAGTGTCGCATACCCTGTAAAGGTGCCTATTTCTAACACATTTTTGGGTTGCAGCATTTGGGAGATCATCGTTAAAAGCCTCCCTTGCTGGTAGCCTGAAATCATATGTGGCTGAGTCGTTTTCTGATAGGTTTCTCTTCTCAGTTTTTTCAGAATTTCGGATTCTGTAGAAGCGTGTGCTTCCAAATACCTGTCCATCTCAGGATTCTTTTCTTCAAAAAAACTCATAAAATTTTTAATTTAAACAAATTTAAGAATTTTAAAATTGCTTTTTGATTACCGGTTTCTGTTCCGCATTCTAAACAACAAAGAGAGAAATCAATCTCTCTTTTCTTGTATACTTCTATGCAGAAAATCATTACAAGGCTATACAATACTGGCCCGGCGTACCGCACACCCATCCTGGACAACAGTCTTTGGTCACACGACAAATTATCTGCGGATTACACGCTCTGGCTGCTGCACCTTGTACTTTTTTCATTTGGCCTCTTGAAAGTTTTTTTAAATTTTTCATAGTAATAATTTTGGTTTTGTTCTCCTACTCTATAAGTTTTTCGGAATCCACTGTTAAGTGATTTAAATATACACATTCTTTTCATAAACCCACAACAGATTTCGGATCGTTATAATGGATGAGCTTTTGATTACTTTTCCGGAAAAAGTATTGAATAGACATCACTTATCTGAGTTTCCGTTTCCTTACTACAGGGAAAACCCCATATAAAATACCGGGAAAACACGGATGTTTTGCTACCACAAAATCTCTAATTTTGTACAGAGAACAAAGGGTAAAAACACGACGAGAATATAATGACCGCAGAAGAAAAACAAACTAACCATGAGAATCAAAAATCAGTTTTGCCAGAAAGCAAAATGAAATCTTCTGCCCACAAAACTAAGACTGAAATATCCAATTCATTTTTGAAACGAATTATTTCTCTATTGAAAAAAGAAGAATTAATTTGATTAAAAATAAATCCCTACTCTCATTGGGATTTATTTTTTTTTATTATTGATTATTTCAAAATTAGGCCCAATCACAAAATCCGGCCTGACAGCAAGACAGCACTATTCAAGATCAATCTCCCAAACGGCTCCTATTATTTCTGAAAAATCCAGCCTTATTTTAACATCAGTACAATATTCAAGAGTAAAAACAGCTCATGCAGCCCTAAAAAATTCCTGTCTGAATTCTGTTTCCCATCAAAACCCGATTAAAAAGCAGTAAAAATACTGATTACCAATTCTTTATATAGACCTATATTTGATCGAGATTTTCAACAACATGAACGTACAAACCTAAAAGGAGGACCCCGAAAAGCCTAAAATAGAGTAGGGATTTAATTCTAAAAAAACAGCCACATGAAAACAAAAACCTTATTATTAATGGGTGCAATAGTGGGACTAGTAATTATTTTTTCCCAGCTAAAACCTCAGGAAATGTCTTTTTATAAAGAAAAGGGCAACTACATCGTCGACAATAACTACATTATCAAAGAGGTGAAAAGAATCTCTGATGGTGATATGAAGAACTTAATAGAACTGCAAAAGAAACACCAATCCAGCTTAGGAACCAACTTTATCATCTACAAAACCAACCGGCAGTACATCATCCGCGGCTGCTTGATAAAAGCCAATATCGATTGGAAAAGATATGGTGACCTCAGATCCAAGGTGGATGTTATTCTAAAAAAATACGGCGCCCAAGAACTTGGCGCAGATTATTATGCGGTCCAAAACAATCAGGTTGCTACCAATGCGGCATTACTAAGCCAAAAGGATATTGCTTCTTTAAGTAAACTGACGGTAAGAGGTGCAGATGAGTACACAATTTGTCCTCCCGGAAAAAGAAACCTTACCAATGTGATCATGAAATCTGTAAAAAACAACATCGGGATTGATCCAAAAATCAATGTAAGGCTTAATAATGTTCTTACCAATTATAAATAACAGCAAAGGGCTGTTTCCCCAAAAACAGCCTTTTCTAAAATAACGACCATGAAAAGAAAGCTTCAGCTATCAGGAATTTTCACTTTGTTATTACTGGTTTTTATCGTCGGTTTGAAAGGGACATTTGACGGTTACTACGGTTTTTACTATGAAAACAAGACCTACGACAAACCTTTGTCCTACCAGATTTCTGAAAACATTGCCCAATCAGAACCAATCAGTATGTTTGCTTCTTATACAGGTTTTGATACAGGATATGGCTTTTACGCTCCAAACGTTGCGAGTGATTTTATCATCAACTTTGAACTAAAAGACCAGCATGGAAATATTTTGGAGGAAAAAATAATGCCTGCATTCAAAAACAAGGAAAGCAGAGTGAGGTATACGACCGTTTTCAATATGTTTCTTGATAAAATTTCGGATCAAAACAGATATCACAAAAAGTATTACCAGTATCTGGATCTTATCATCCAGCAAATGGCGATGAATGTAATGAAAGAAAATCCCAGGGCTTCTAACGTTACTACAAGGCTTTATCTCTATGACTATCCCAGTATTGAAGATTTCAAAAAAGGAAAAATAAAAGAAAATTTTATTCTTATAGATGAATTCAAACACTAAACTGATGAAAAGACTGAATTTAATATATACAAAAGTGGAAGACTTCTTTTTCAAAAAAGATAGCCAGACAGAATTTTTAAGCTTCTTCAGAGTTGCAATAGGGATTATTATTCTGCTGCAGTTTATTGCGGTAATGCCTGATTTTGACAAGCTGTTTTCAAGCAACAGCATTATTCCTCAGGACATCATGAATGTTTTCACTCCGGACTGGCTGATTACTTTTCCGAAAATTGTACACTTTTTTCAATCTTTCGGTATTGCAGAAAATGCAACAATTGTTATCACCAAAATATCATTTATTACACTCTGTATTTTTATAATTACCGGATTTTATTCCAGAATTGCCGCCTTTTTATTACTCATATTACAGATTGCATTATTAAAAGGAAGTTCTTTTTTTGCTTATGGAGCAGACTTTTTCACCAGTATGTCCTTATTTTATCTGATTCTTTTTCCCACGGACCCTCCATTTTCTCTCAAAAATTTTATTTCCACCAAAAAACCAGGAGAAGTTAATGCCACTCCAGTCAAAAGGCTATTTCAGCTGCACATTTCTATTGCTTATTTTTTCTCCGGCTTAGATAAAGCATTAGGATTCAACTGGTGGAACGGCGAATCTATCTGGAAAGCCATTCACCTCCCCTATTCCAACAGGGATCTGAATATTGATTTTACCTGGCTTGCAGACCACTCTTATCTCCTGATCATCATCGGATGGAGCACCATCCTCATAGAAATGGGTTACCCATTTTTTATATGGTATAAAGCAACGCAAAAAACATG contains:
- the leuS gene encoding leucine--tRNA ligase, with amino-acid sequence MFYDHQQIEKKWQKYWEENQTYKTSNNTDKPKFYVLDMFPYPSGAGLHVGHPLGYIASDIYARYKRHQGFNVLHPVGYDSFGLPAEQYAIQTGQHPAITTEQNINRYEEQLRKIGFSFDWSREVRTSDSSYYKWTQWIFIQLYHSWYNKNTDKAESIETLIKHFEEKGTEGLNANQNDELAFTAEEWSNASDLDKEDILLNYRLAYRAETTVNWCPALGTVLANDEIKDGKSERGGFPVFQKKMMQWSMRISAYSERLLQGLTTLDWPQPLKDSQEYWIGKSQGAQVKFQVEGHDETIEVFTTRPDTIFGATFMVLAPENPLVETITTEAQKADVDTYIEETSKKTERDRMADVKNVSGAFTGSYAINPFSNEKMPIYISDYVLMGYGTGAVMAVPAHDERDHRFAKKFDLEIKKVVETEEDVQEKSFDSKDSVCVNSEFLNGLNYSDAKSKIISEIENKGIGHGTTNYRQRDAIFSRQRYWGEPVPIYYKDGMPYTLPVSALPLELPEVEKYLPTEDGDPPLGNAKEFAWDEVNQKVVATDLVDDKTIFPLELSTMPGWAGSSWYFLRYMDPQNDGEFCAKNLSDYWGQVDLYIGGSEHATGHLLYSRFWNMFLKDRGWINHDEPFQKLINQGMILGMSAFVYRIDGTNQYVSKNLAANYQTQEIHVDVSLLKGTSDELDTEAFKAWRPDYANAEFILEDGKYITGREVEKMSKSKYNVVNPDDICEEYGADGLRLYEMFLGPLEQSKPWNTQGLSGVYGFLKKFWNLYFNGEVFEISDEEPTKAEYKVLHTLIKKVVYDIENFSFNTSVSSFMIAVNELQKIKCNKRNILEPLAVIISPYAPHICEELWSLSGHDTSIEFEKFPTLNEEYLIEDEIEYPVSVNGKMKFKISLSAQLSAKEVEDLVISNEKMQQILEGKTPKKIIVVPHRIVNIVI
- a CDS encoding lipocalin family protein — its product is MKKLALLFAGLSLFVATGCNDDKDNVMEAPLVGVWQPIKEVVTTVEVGEQPVSNEIVYSTCQKESRWRFNTDVAGKRTDWGDTATPGQCAITSDKNFTYTYDKGGKTVQIKYQGIVEPVTAKVITLNDTTLNLAVREETQDPTIFQTRTYTFKRVVVQQ
- a CDS encoding acyltransferase — translated: MQDITKNNFDFIRVLLAFIVFVGHLGALSQSDSLHFLTYSPVEVAVFSFFIVSGFLIARSYERSSSLKSYTKKRFNRIVPAYLLVVFLCTVLLSLVSTLPLPEYFSNTQVYKYWFWNSLFMNFKAPWLPGVFGNQAVNGALWTLKIEMCFYVAVPFIFLLFGKNNKYRNISLIILYFLSLIFLNYFEMTEKPAISRQLPGSLCYFIGGMLLYFNFDKFIQHKHSLFIIAIITVWIDLIFKIKLFSPVMISIIVLYIAYSFKFLNNFGKYGDFTYGIYIFHFPIIRVFQTLGLFEDYNPYVMSIVCMLVVIVVGISSWHFYEKRFL
- a CDS encoding deoxyuridine 5'-triphosphate nucleotidohydrolase, which codes for MEYSKEFKAALSAFSGTDKDKLIFRLLKKDKLLSKKLYFELIDPETTDDKRNAMEQNVEEKVLLASKYIGNAKYFLSIIRKISAEITEHIKITTDKFGEVSLHLLLVSSILDHNSDLSRQRFDNVYKLYIYLINKVFKALILTKKLDEDYWMEIDEYLRDIRNKIPENHYLLKLCINNGLDLNWLECERIPENIEQLMKEIKAQGFLR
- a CDS encoding glycosyltransferase N-terminal domain-containing protein, with protein sequence MAFLYNILVSLLILGMKVFSLINDKTKKGVEGRKQSLNKVKSVFSPTDKVIWMHAASLGEYEQGLPVLEKLKENFPGHKILVTFFSPSGYENIVKKKSIADAICYLPFDKKSTVNEFITQFDAELFFTVKYDYWYNLFAALKSRNTKIYVISALFYERQSFFTSYGKWFVKQLQKNVDWFFHQTQFSLALAKSVGLLKSSVTGDTRFDRVKQLRERNNHVDYIADFIGNNKAIVLGSSWQTEEKIAELISRKNNMVKIIIAPHDLNRVEHLKNMFPDVLLYSEIKNAQPSTASAQLLIIDSIGLLSKLYSYADIAVVGGGFHSAGLHNILEAATFGVPVVFGNHYKKNPEADDLISAGGGKSFEEEYAAAEFVLFLAGEDNKEELEAMSQNARKFVDEKPNSTEMILQKILS
- a CDS encoding cupin domain-containing protein, with product MIHSKDNLEHYIWGDHCDSWVLKNSQGLSVKQEKMPAGASEKLHFHQIAEQLFYILKGEAVLYINDEKFVVRQGESISIVPGAKHFICNESAEDVEFLVISSPSANNDRIEIKK
- a CDS encoding DUF1648 domain-containing protein; translated protein: MENVLLTIFDVFNFGWVVFLWWFTMKNYNDLPQRMPIHFDLNGKADRYGHKIYAFLMPFLCIIMYALFLLITKHPEDSNFPVELTEQNKEAQFLIMKIVLRVLFMLIMIVFLNTQDYMFRYSFDENVKPRISMMLTILTIIGFVPLILIITHIFK
- a CDS encoding C40 family peptidase, coding for MNKGICIVTVAPVRAENSDKAEIVTEILFGESADILEVNKNWTKIKMHYDGYEGWMDTKQIRPVTDEELAHRKVTVVTEDFSSVLMNDGKTLLSIGSEVEFPVVASKRSHDIRESIALTAKEFLNVPYLWGGKSFFAVDCSGLTQLVYKVHDIKLPRDASQQAEVGEPLTFVEETQPGDLAFFENAEGKIIHVGIMLENQKIIHASGKVRIDTLDSTGIFNKEMNKHTHKLRVIKSVL
- a CDS encoding O-methyltransferase gives rise to the protein MSFFEEKNPEMDRYLEAHASTESEILKKLRRETYQKTTQPHMISGYQQGRLLTMISQMLQPKNVLEIGTFTGYATLCLATGLAKDGKITTLDVNEDLAYLPKKYFEASEYADQIDFRLQDAKEFLKETDEVFDLIFVDADKENYAEYFRLIKPKTKSGSVIMFDNVLWYGKVLEENPKLKSTQSIKELNDLAAKDEDFENLILPLRDGVNFLRRK
- a CDS encoding HTTM domain-containing protein, with the translated sequence MKRLNLIYTKVEDFFFKKDSQTEFLSFFRVAIGIIILLQFIAVMPDFDKLFSSNSIIPQDIMNVFTPDWLITFPKIVHFFQSFGIAENATIVITKISFITLCIFIITGFYSRIAAFLLLILQIALLKGSSFFAYGADFFTSMSLFYLILFPTDPPFSLKNFISTKKPGEVNATPVKRLFQLHISIAYFFSGLDKALGFNWWNGESIWKAIHLPYSNRDLNIDFTWLADHSYLLIIIGWSTILIEMGYPFFIWYKATQKTWLLLTISMHIGIALVLNLYYFSAIMIIWNMTNFYFEQPAKKRIQSSKKKIRTNPLPGQII